In Thermococcus sp., a genomic segment contains:
- a CDS encoding class I SAM-dependent methyltransferase codes for MTSLEWDFDSWAETYDEDVRIEDWIHADYERVLTLVAGKVSGTVVDIGCGTGNILRFLKCERYIGVEPSRGMRVKFREKHGFEPFNGHFLHIPLPDGTADVVISTYALHHMPDEEKKDALKEMLRILKPEGKIVIADVMFESEEKKMRIGEEDGLKEEIEDEYFATVDELRKICTKLGLECRFERVNRYVWIAEIELLIPDRKG; via the coding sequence GTGACTTCCTTGGAGTGGGACTTCGATTCCTGGGCCGAAACCTATGACGAGGACGTTAGGATAGAGGATTGGATTCACGCCGATTACGAGAGGGTTCTAACGCTCGTGGCGGGGAAGGTCAGTGGAACTGTTGTGGACATCGGCTGCGGAACGGGCAACATCCTGCGCTTTCTCAAGTGCGAACGCTACATCGGGGTTGAGCCTTCCCGCGGGATGAGGGTGAAGTTCAGGGAAAAACACGGCTTTGAGCCTTTCAATGGGCATTTTCTCCACATTCCCCTGCCTGACGGAACGGCCGATGTCGTGATAAGCACCTACGCTCTCCATCACATGCCGGATGAGGAAAAGAAGGACGCGCTGAAGGAGATGCTCCGCATTCTAAAGCCAGAAGGGAAAATCGTCATCGCCGATGTGATGTTTGAGTCAGAGGAGAAAAAGATGAGAATCGGGGAGGAGGACGGTCTGAAGGAGGAGATAGAGGACGAGTACTTCGCCACCGTTGATGAGCTGAGGAAAATCTGCACGAAGCTAGGGCTGGAGTGCCGGTTCGAGAGGGTGAACCGCTACGTCTGGATTGCAGAAATTGAACTGCTCATCCCTGACCGGAAAGGCTAA